Proteins found in one Arthrobacter pascens genomic segment:
- a CDS encoding FAD-dependent monooxygenase gives MPLNGGTEQTTTVIIGTGLSGLAVAAELRRHGVDSIVVDGLDILGAGQPANTASLQRCDAADSDSLRERNEILRHLRNYAASHGMDVRNTTRAVQLTMAGGASDARAAEGPCARQWEVHTPNGVLLADHIVLTRCAHSQLRRMLSDFGITVGHNLVAAMRAIGIYLVGVGELITPSPKEVLRQAKTVGQAISSKVNPESAPTILTGSFAVVPG, from the coding sequence ATGCCTCTGAATGGCGGGACCGAACAGACCACCACGGTGATCATTGGCACGGGCCTGTCCGGCCTGGCCGTGGCAGCAGAGCTGCGCAGACACGGCGTGGATTCCATTGTGGTGGACGGACTCGACATCCTGGGCGCCGGACAACCGGCCAACACGGCTTCACTGCAACGCTGCGATGCAGCAGACTCCGACTCCCTCCGGGAGCGCAACGAAATCCTCCGCCATCTGCGCAACTACGCAGCAAGCCACGGCATGGACGTCCGCAACACCACACGGGCCGTCCAGCTGACCATGGCGGGCGGCGCCTCCGACGCCCGCGCGGCGGAAGGCCCCTGCGCCCGCCAATGGGAAGTCCATACCCCCAACGGCGTCCTGCTGGCCGACCATATCGTGCTGACCCGCTGCGCGCACAGCCAGCTGAGGCGCATGCTCAGCGACTTCGGCATCACGGTAGGACACAACCTAGTGGCCGCGATGCGGGCCATCGGCATCTACCTGGTGGGGGTAGGCGAGCTCATCACGCCGTCCCCCAAGGAAGTGCTGCGCCAGGCGAAAACAGTGGGCCAGGCGATCTCCTCCAAGGTCAATCCGGAGAGTGCACCCACCATCCTTACCGGAAGCTTCGCCGTAGTCCCTGGCTAG
- a CDS encoding copper resistance CopC family protein — protein sequence MRSIRHQLLSVVLGIFVAAAALLGVTAPASAHDAAESSSPAQGATVATPPEKVSVTFNRNPLGIGAQFLVKDAAGAEWADGAVEIVDNVASQKLKAGAPAGEYTVTWRVASSDSHPIEGTFGFTATAAAGSAPSGSAPAGSAPSGSTAAGAVPNMGTAQPGVTPPPAPVVDASQPFPWSLVVFAAVAMGLLVAIAIMTKRRLTAGSEEEGVEEPQQK from the coding sequence ATGCGTTCCATCCGCCACCAGTTGCTGAGCGTAGTGCTCGGAATATTCGTCGCAGCCGCCGCCTTGCTGGGGGTGACGGCTCCGGCTTCTGCGCACGATGCCGCCGAATCCAGCAGCCCCGCCCAGGGAGCCACGGTGGCCACGCCGCCGGAGAAGGTCTCCGTCACGTTCAACAGGAATCCGCTGGGCATCGGCGCGCAGTTCTTGGTGAAGGACGCCGCCGGCGCGGAGTGGGCTGACGGCGCCGTCGAAATTGTGGACAATGTGGCCTCCCAAAAACTCAAGGCCGGCGCGCCCGCGGGAGAGTACACGGTCACCTGGCGTGTGGCCAGCTCGGATTCCCACCCCATTGAGGGTACCTTCGGTTTCACGGCAACCGCCGCCGCGGGGTCAGCACCCTCCGGGTCGGCACCTGCCGGTTCGGCACCGTCCGGTTCGACGGCGGCCGGTGCCGTTCCCAACATGGGCACGGCTCAGCCCGGAGTCACCCCGCCCCCGGCTCCGGTGGTCGATGCGTCCCAGCCGTTTCCTTGGAGCCTGGTGGTCTTTGCCGCCGTGGCAATGGGGTTGCTGGTGGCCATCGCGATCATGACCAAGCGGCGCCTCACGGCAGGCAGCGAAGAAGAGGGCGTTGAAGAGCCCCAGCAAAAGTAG
- a CDS encoding PEP/pyruvate-binding domain-containing protein encodes MVPLVGGKAANLGELVTAGLPVPGGFCVTTDAYRLATQSDSRSVAESLGTVHLALKATAVDQLPELAALAGRARDIIRAADIPPEIAAAVTEACVGLGQDVPVAVRSSATAEDLPFASFAGQQDTYLNVVGTAAVLEAMRNCWASLWTDRAVSYRASRGIDPGTVALAVVVQRMVDAAVAGVMFTANPVTGRRQEAVIDASPGLGEAVVSGAVNPDHFEVDLVTGRIRERRLGDKRVTVRPLPGGGTESVAMPDAGATACLTDGQAAELAALGRLVERHFGSPQDTEWAIDRDGRLWLTQSRPITTLYPVPERASTGSGPRVYLCFSLAQGLTRPMTPMGLAAFRLIASSVAKAAGFDVPEPRHGPPPYAEAGQRIYFDLTTVARSTIGRRIVPRVFDVMEARSAAVLRRVFEDPRFSVTRRTPFGLLRHVVPAAVHARAPETLIRALFRPEAALRRLNRFTREFGNALELPSGAAPAERLDHAERILGGRLFSIVPAILPIPALGFATLALAGKLLGGSHSRWGDLQQVLRGLPNNVTTEMDLELWRLATVIKDDGESSRAVKDQEPAALAAQFSAGQLPAVLQAGLTRFMDRYGHRAVAEIDVGMPRWSDDPTHILGVLANYLRLEDPTLAPDVQFGNAAVEAEAQVARLVAEARSRGRLRGALVRAALRRCRLFAGLRELPKYQLVVGLAEVRKQVRQVGAALAGAGTIDHEDDVFFLDFGEARQGLGQGSGGTARGSTAAGRNDLRNLVKQRREAYALELERRHVPRLLLSDGTEPEALQSTSGTATATAAAPGALAGSPASAGTVTAPARVILDPVDARLEPGEILVAPSTDPGWTPLFLTAGGLVMEMGGPNSHGAVVAREYGIPAVVGVPDATLRLSTGQRITVDGGAGTVVPG; translated from the coding sequence ATGGTTCCGCTGGTTGGCGGCAAGGCCGCCAACCTTGGCGAGCTGGTGACCGCCGGATTGCCCGTGCCTGGCGGCTTTTGCGTGACCACGGACGCCTATCGCCTGGCAACCCAATCAGACTCCCGCTCAGTGGCTGAAAGCCTCGGCACGGTGCACCTTGCGCTGAAGGCCACCGCCGTCGATCAGCTGCCCGAGCTGGCAGCGCTGGCCGGCAGGGCACGGGACATCATCCGCGCGGCGGACATCCCGCCGGAAATCGCAGCAGCGGTGACGGAAGCCTGCGTTGGGCTGGGGCAGGATGTCCCGGTGGCCGTGAGATCCTCGGCAACCGCCGAGGATCTTCCCTTCGCCAGCTTCGCCGGGCAGCAGGACACCTATCTCAACGTGGTGGGCACGGCCGCTGTCCTGGAGGCCATGAGGAACTGCTGGGCGTCCCTCTGGACTGACCGGGCGGTAAGTTACCGGGCAAGCCGGGGGATCGACCCCGGAACCGTGGCGCTCGCCGTCGTGGTCCAACGGATGGTGGACGCCGCCGTGGCCGGCGTCATGTTCACCGCCAATCCAGTCACCGGCCGCAGGCAAGAGGCTGTCATCGACGCCAGTCCGGGGCTGGGTGAGGCAGTGGTTTCCGGTGCCGTCAATCCGGATCACTTTGAGGTGGACCTTGTCACAGGACGGATCCGGGAGCGGCGGCTCGGGGACAAACGGGTGACGGTCCGGCCGCTGCCCGGAGGCGGAACCGAAAGTGTGGCAATGCCCGACGCCGGAGCCACCGCCTGCCTGACAGATGGCCAGGCCGCTGAACTGGCTGCCCTTGGCCGGCTTGTCGAGCGGCATTTCGGTTCGCCACAGGACACGGAATGGGCCATCGACCGCGACGGCCGGCTGTGGCTGACGCAGTCACGCCCCATCACTACCCTGTACCCCGTGCCGGAGCGGGCTTCCACAGGATCCGGTCCGCGGGTGTATCTGTGCTTCAGCCTCGCCCAGGGCCTCACCCGCCCCATGACACCGATGGGCCTGGCAGCCTTCCGGCTCATTGCCTCCTCCGTGGCCAAGGCAGCCGGTTTCGACGTCCCGGAGCCACGCCACGGGCCGCCACCCTATGCCGAGGCAGGCCAACGCATCTACTTCGATCTGACCACCGTGGCCCGCAGCACCATCGGTCGGCGGATCGTCCCCCGCGTTTTTGACGTGATGGAAGCCCGCTCGGCCGCGGTGCTGCGCCGGGTCTTCGAGGACCCCAGATTCTCCGTGACCCGCAGGACGCCGTTTGGCCTGCTGCGGCACGTGGTTCCCGCGGCGGTCCATGCCCGTGCTCCGGAAACACTGATCCGTGCCCTGTTCAGGCCGGAGGCGGCGCTGCGCCGGCTGAACCGCTTCACCCGGGAGTTCGGCAACGCCCTCGAACTGCCCTCAGGCGCGGCCCCGGCGGAACGCCTCGATCACGCTGAGCGTATCCTGGGCGGCCGCCTCTTTTCGATTGTGCCTGCCATCCTGCCCATCCCGGCATTGGGATTCGCCACCCTGGCGCTGGCGGGAAAACTGCTGGGCGGCAGCCACAGCCGCTGGGGCGACCTTCAGCAGGTGCTCCGCGGGCTGCCCAACAACGTGACCACCGAGATGGACCTGGAACTGTGGCGGCTGGCCACAGTGATCAAGGACGACGGTGAATCTTCCAGGGCGGTGAAAGACCAGGAGCCCGCCGCCCTGGCGGCGCAGTTCAGCGCCGGGCAGCTTCCCGCAGTGCTTCAGGCCGGGCTGACACGGTTCATGGACAGGTACGGGCACCGGGCGGTGGCAGAGATCGATGTGGGCATGCCCCGCTGGTCCGATGATCCCACCCACATCCTCGGCGTCCTGGCCAACTACCTCCGGCTGGAGGACCCCACGCTGGCTCCGGACGTGCAGTTCGGCAACGCCGCAGTGGAAGCGGAAGCCCAGGTGGCGCGCCTCGTGGCGGAGGCGCGGAGCCGCGGCCGCCTCCGCGGTGCCTTGGTGCGGGCGGCATTGCGGCGGTGCCGGCTCTTTGCCGGGCTGCGGGAACTGCCCAAATACCAGCTTGTGGTGGGGCTCGCCGAGGTGCGGAAACAGGTGCGCCAGGTGGGGGCGGCGCTGGCCGGCGCGGGCACCATTGATCACGAGGACGACGTCTTCTTCCTGGATTTCGGGGAAGCCAGGCAAGGGCTTGGCCAAGGATCCGGCGGCACCGCAAGAGGCAGCACCGCGGCTGGCCGCAATGACCTGCGGAACCTCGTGAAGCAGCGGCGGGAAGCCTACGCCCTGGAGCTTGAACGGCGCCATGTGCCCCGACTGCTGCTTTCCGACGGCACCGAACCGGAGGCGCTGCAATCCACCAGCGGAACGGCGACGGCGACGGCGGCAGCACCGGGAGCGCTTGCCGGCAGCCCGGCGTCCGCCGGTACCGTGACGGCGCCCGCCCGCGTCATCCTGGATCCGGTGGATGCCCGTCTGGAACCGGGCGAGATCCTGGTGGCGCCTTCCACGGATCCCGGCTGGACTCCGCTTTTCCTCACAGCCGGTGGCTTGGTGATGGAAATGGGAGGCCCGAATTCCCACGGGGCGGTAGTGGCCCGGGAGTATGGCATCCCTGCGGTGGTGGGCGTCCCCGACGCTACCTTGCGGCTTTCCACGGGCCAGAGAATCACGGTCGACGGCGGTGCCGGAACCGTAGTGCCCGGGTAA
- a CDS encoding universal stress protein: MGAHEMHPDPDGDGGGSSAGPQGIVVGVDGSDHGQCALVWAAREAERRRRPLHIVTAYSVPIFAASGLDGGYATVDDSVIREGAEAIIKQAMDKVSGYNIDVDASVENGDASGVLLEMSETAELLVFGTRGRGGFVGRLLGSVSSALPAHAKCPTVTVPLICSDRLGETTEDKRIKAEQAKSGHQRVENVVVVGVDGSEQARIAVLEAAAQAERLGATLRVICAVPQYSGSLAWVPAPMDRKALFADIQLQLDAGMAWLKSHYPNLPMESELKDGSPVEVLVEASRHVELVVVGTRGRGGFTGMLLGSTSDGVLHHAKGPVLVVPDKEDPRLADRASFGPILGAA; the protein is encoded by the coding sequence ATGGGCGCACATGAGATGCATCCGGACCCGGACGGGGATGGCGGGGGCAGTTCCGCCGGTCCCCAGGGCATCGTTGTTGGCGTGGACGGTTCGGACCACGGCCAGTGCGCTCTTGTCTGGGCGGCCCGTGAGGCCGAGCGCCGCCGCCGCCCCCTGCATATCGTCACGGCATACTCCGTTCCGATCTTTGCCGCATCTGGCTTGGACGGCGGCTATGCCACCGTGGATGACTCAGTGATCCGCGAGGGCGCTGAAGCGATCATCAAGCAGGCGATGGACAAGGTGTCCGGCTACAACATCGACGTCGATGCCTCCGTTGAGAACGGCGACGCCTCCGGGGTGCTGCTGGAGATGTCAGAGACAGCCGAGCTGCTGGTCTTCGGCACGCGTGGCAGGGGCGGCTTTGTCGGCCGCCTGCTGGGCTCCGTGAGCAGCGCACTGCCTGCCCACGCAAAATGCCCCACAGTGACTGTCCCGCTGATCTGTTCGGACAGGCTGGGGGAAACCACCGAGGACAAGCGGATCAAGGCCGAGCAGGCCAAGTCCGGGCACCAGCGCGTCGAGAACGTGGTGGTGGTGGGCGTGGACGGCTCCGAACAGGCGCGGATCGCAGTCCTGGAAGCCGCAGCCCAGGCCGAGCGCCTTGGTGCAACCCTGCGCGTGATCTGCGCGGTGCCGCAGTACAGCGGTTCGTTGGCATGGGTTCCCGCGCCCATGGACCGAAAGGCACTGTTCGCGGACATCCAGCTACAGCTGGATGCCGGAATGGCCTGGCTCAAGAGCCACTATCCAAATCTTCCGATGGAGTCAGAGCTGAAGGATGGCTCCCCCGTGGAGGTGCTGGTGGAAGCCAGCAGGCATGTTGAACTGGTGGTGGTGGGAACCCGCGGCCGCGGCGGATTCACCGGCATGCTCTTGGGCTCCACCTCGGATGGTGTACTCCACCACGCGAAGGGGCCGGTCCTGGTGGTTCCGGACAAGGAGGACCCGCGGCTGGCGGACAGGGCCAGCTTCGGCCCTATCCTCGGCGCGGCCTGA